In Natronogracilivirga saccharolytica, the following are encoded in one genomic region:
- a CDS encoding beta-ketoacyl-ACP synthase III — protein sequence MKSNTRAKISAVGHYVPDYVLTNKELETMVETNDEWIRTRTGISERRLLKDPEKASAFMAAEAAKEILEQRNISADEIDAIIVATVTPDYMFPATACLAQTMIGAHSAFAYDLSAACSGFLYALTTGTTMIESGRYKKVLVIGSDKMSSIVDFTDRTTCILFGDAAAGVLLEPSDDENGVIDHIMQSSAEGAKALIQAGGGSINPATHETVEKKMHYIRQDGRPVFKRATEGMADVSEAIMKKNNLSADDIDWLVPHQANLRIIDATARRMDLDKSKVMINIEKYGNTTAATIPLCLYDWKDKLNKGDNLVLVAFGGGYTWGASYVKWSM from the coding sequence ATGAAATCAAATACTAGAGCGAAAATTTCCGCTGTGGGGCATTATGTGCCGGATTATGTCCTGACCAATAAAGAGCTGGAAACAATGGTCGAGACCAATGATGAATGGATAAGGACCAGAACCGGCATTTCAGAACGACGACTTTTGAAAGATCCGGAAAAGGCATCAGCATTCATGGCAGCTGAAGCCGCTAAAGAGATTCTTGAACAGCGGAACATTTCGGCTGATGAAATTGATGCCATTATTGTGGCCACAGTTACACCGGACTATATGTTTCCGGCTACCGCCTGCCTGGCTCAAACCATGATTGGAGCTCATAGTGCATTTGCTTATGATCTGTCCGCCGCCTGTTCCGGATTTTTGTATGCTTTGACCACGGGTACTACCATGATCGAATCCGGCCGCTATAAAAAAGTTCTGGTTATCGGTTCTGATAAAATGAGCTCTATTGTGGACTTTACTGACCGGACCACCTGCATATTGTTCGGGGATGCGGCCGCGGGCGTATTGCTGGAGCCGTCAGATGACGAAAACGGAGTCATCGATCATATCATGCAGTCATCTGCTGAAGGAGCCAAAGCACTCATCCAGGCCGGAGGAGGAAGTATAAATCCTGCCACACATGAGACCGTTGAGAAAAAAATGCATTATATCAGGCAGGATGGCCGGCCGGTATTCAAGCGCGCAACCGAAGGAATGGCTGATGTTTCCGAAGCAATAATGAAAAAAAACAATCTTTCGGCCGATGATATTGACTGGCTTGTTCCACATCAGGCAAATCTCCGGATTATTGATGCCACCGCCCGCAGGATGGATCTTGACAAAAGCAAAGTGATGATCAATATTGAGAAATACGGAAATACAACTGCTGCCACGATTCCGCTTTGCCTTTATGACTGGAAGGACAAGCTCAACAAAGGGGACAATCTCGTACTCGTTGCCTTCGGGGGTGGTTATACCTGGGGTGCAAGCTATGTCAAATGGTCAATGTAA
- the plsX gene encoding phosphate acyltransferase PlsX, with product MKIAVDAAGGDFQPENPVKGAIQAVNENAHISVCLVGPEAPVRKELEGLDYPEDRLTVHDAPEIIGMDESPAQAVKTKTRSSIVVGLGMHQKGMVNGFVSAGNTGALMAASAFILGRLDGIIRPTIATFFPTIKGQGLMIDAGANLEVKPEMLFQFGIMGKIFASDIMGIETPRVGLLNVGEEKEKGSETLKKAHQLLEALPSFVGNIEGRDILAGNADVFVCDGITGNILLKFGESIPEALQTLLFAAMKKNQIDGEQKKLVGGLLKEAFAPFDYQAVGGVPFLGVNGISMVGHGGSSPEAIKNMIVNAARMAEIDINKKIITSIA from the coding sequence ATGAAAATTGCTGTCGACGCTGCAGGTGGAGATTTTCAACCGGAAAACCCTGTCAAGGGTGCCATTCAGGCTGTTAATGAAAACGCTCATATTTCCGTTTGCCTGGTCGGACCCGAAGCTCCGGTCAGAAAGGAGCTTGAGGGTCTTGATTATCCTGAAGACCGACTGACGGTTCATGATGCTCCGGAAATTATCGGGATGGATGAGTCGCCTGCGCAGGCCGTAAAAACCAAGACACGCTCATCAATTGTGGTTGGTCTTGGCATGCATCAGAAAGGGATGGTTAACGGTTTTGTAAGTGCCGGAAATACCGGAGCACTGATGGCAGCGTCCGCCTTTATTCTTGGCAGACTCGACGGAATTATTCGTCCGACCATAGCCACTTTCTTTCCAACGATCAAAGGCCAGGGTCTGATGATAGACGCCGGAGCCAATCTGGAGGTCAAGCCGGAAATGCTGTTTCAATTTGGTATTATGGGCAAAATATTTGCCAGTGACATCATGGGAATTGAAACCCCGCGTGTTGGCTTGCTGAATGTTGGAGAGGAAAAAGAAAAGGGTTCGGAAACGCTCAAAAAAGCGCACCAGTTGCTCGAGGCTCTGCCAAGCTTCGTCGGTAATATCGAAGGACGTGATATTCTGGCAGGCAATGCCGATGTTTTTGTTTGTGACGGCATCACCGGTAACATCCTTCTGAAATTTGGCGAATCGATTCCCGAGGCACTGCAAACACTGCTTTTTGCAGCTATGAAAAAAAATCAGATTGACGGCGAGCAAAAAAAGCTCGTTGGAGGTCTTTTGAAAGAAGCCTTTGCACCATTTGATTACCAGGCTGTCGGGGGGGTGCCTTTTCTTGGTGTGAATGGCATCAGTATGGTGGGACACGGCGGCAGCTCTCCGGAGGCCATAAAAAATATGATCGTAAACGCTGCCCGGATGGCAGAAATTGATATCAATAAAAAGATTATTACATCAATTGCATAG
- the rpmF gene encoding 50S ribosomal protein L32, which yields MAHPKRKTSKARRDKRRTHKNLGEATLTECPNCGAVHQRHRACAECGYYRGRQVIKAASEV from the coding sequence ATGGCACATCCAAAACGAAAAACATCCAAAGCCCGCCGTGACAAGCGCAGAACGCACAAGAATCTTGGCGAAGCTACACTCACAGAATGTCCGAACTGCGGAGCTGTTCATCAGCGTCACCGGGCATGCGCTGAATGCGGATACTATCGCGGGCGGCAGGTGATAAAAGCAGCATCCGAGGTCTGA
- a CDS encoding YceD family protein produces MVSFRFNEIPKGVSNDQLMLEAEDLDIEDSAISRIRLSMRFNKQDDNLRIECHVVTEAAFTCDRSLEVFQTELEGTYEVVFQVNVEDEKEELSGTLRRLDPAQNQIDISREIRDTVLLSIPIKKLHPRYIKKGEITGFEASYGSDPDSEDHDPRWDALAKLKQQIQKN; encoded by the coding sequence ATGGTTTCATTTCGATTTAACGAAATACCCAAAGGCGTGTCAAATGATCAGCTGATGCTGGAAGCGGAGGATCTCGATATCGAGGATTCCGCTATCAGCAGGATCAGGCTTTCCATGCGGTTCAACAAGCAGGATGACAACCTCAGAATTGAGTGTCATGTGGTTACGGAAGCTGCATTTACCTGCGACCGGTCACTGGAAGTATTTCAGACCGAACTGGAAGGCACATACGAGGTGGTATTTCAAGTGAATGTTGAGGATGAAAAGGAGGAACTGAGCGGTACCCTGCGCAGGCTGGACCCTGCCCAGAACCAGATCGACATTTCCAGGGAAATCCGTGATACCGTGTTACTGAGTATTCCAATAAAAAAATTGCATCCCAGATATATAAAAAAAGGTGAAATAACCGGATTTGAAGCCAGCTATGGCAGTGATCCGGATTCCGAAGACCATGATCCGAGATGGGATGCACTGGCTAAATTGAAACAGCAAATACAAAAAAATTAA
- a CDS encoding deoxynucleoside kinase codes for MTDSKKQDFSYYAIAGNIGAGKSSLTTLLAQHFKWKAYYESVDDNPYLSDFYDDMRRWSFNLQVYFLSSRFRSQKEIVRTQNSFIQDRTIYEDVEIFAKNLYQMGLMSKRDFENYSNLFHEMLEFLTPPNLLIYLRAEVPTLVRQIQQRGRDYESTIRIEYLERLNTLYEDWISRYPYEKLIIDTDHLDFVNNKEDLGKVIEMIEQRRFGLFS; via the coding sequence ATGACGGACAGTAAAAAACAGGACTTTTCATACTACGCCATTGCAGGCAATATCGGAGCCGGTAAATCATCACTGACAACCCTTCTTGCGCAGCATTTTAAATGGAAGGCCTATTACGAGTCGGTAGATGACAATCCCTATTTGTCGGATTTCTACGATGATATGAGGCGCTGGAGCTTCAATCTTCAGGTGTATTTTTTATCCAGCAGATTCCGCAGTCAGAAAGAAATCGTGCGTACTCAGAACAGCTTTATCCAGGATCGTACGATATACGAGGATGTGGAGATATTTGCCAAGAATCTGTATCAGATGGGGCTGATGAGCAAGCGTGATTTTGAAAACTACAGCAACCTGTTTCATGAAATGCTGGAGTTCCTGACCCCCCCAAATCTTTTGATCTATCTCAGGGCTGAGGTTCCGACGCTGGTCCGGCAGATTCAGCAAAGGGGCAGAGATTACGAGAGCACCATACGCATCGAATACCTTGAAAGGCTGAACACGTTGTATGAAGACTGGATCAGCCGCTATCCCTATGAAAAACTCATTATAGACACAGATCATCTGGATTTTGTCAACAACAAAGAAGATCTGGGAAAAGTAATCGAGATGATCGAACAGAGAAGGTTTGGTTTATTTTCATAG
- a CDS encoding glucose-6-phosphate isomerase, whose product MFHIDIQKTERFTDEKALREARKTVQQSSEDLDNRTGKGSGWLGWQDILQKPNDALLENMDAIGAEIHQKADVFIVCGIGGSYLGAKAVIDALKPEFDDSGPEIVYAGHHISGRYLRQLIRHLEKPKSDGSPKQVYLNVISKSGTTMETAIAFRVLRKWMHDQYGDEAVSRIFCTTSKDGGALNKIIKAYGYRKFILPDDVGGRFSVLTPVGLLPIAVAGIDVKQLVYGAVSAYQDLNKDRSNLLDYVSARYALYKNGYAIDLIASFEPALTSMGGWLQQLYGESEGKNGKGMFPAVAQYSTDLHSIGQMVQDGPRNMVETFLVVDDTGQTVIIDKDNRNYDGLNYLSGKSMEHVNEKALQGTQQAHLEGGVPIFTGYMSQLDAHSLGYAIYYFELATAIFVYALDENPFDQPGVEAYKKEMYHLLGRNNG is encoded by the coding sequence ATGTTTCATATCGACATTCAGAAAACGGAGCGTTTTACAGATGAAAAAGCGCTCCGGGAAGCCAGGAAAACCGTACAGCAGTCTTCAGAAGATCTGGACAACAGAACAGGCAAAGGTTCCGGGTGGCTTGGCTGGCAGGATATTCTTCAAAAACCAAATGATGCGCTTCTTGAAAACATGGATGCTATCGGTGCAGAAATTCATCAGAAGGCCGATGTATTCATCGTGTGCGGTATCGGCGGCTCATATCTGGGGGCCAAGGCTGTCATCGATGCACTGAAGCCTGAATTCGATGACAGTGGTCCTGAAATTGTCTATGCCGGACACCATATTTCAGGGCGTTACCTCCGGCAGCTGATCAGGCACCTCGAAAAGCCGAAAAGTGATGGCAGCCCCAAACAGGTATACCTGAATGTAATATCCAAATCGGGAACAACCATGGAGACGGCGATTGCCTTCCGTGTTCTTCGCAAGTGGATGCATGATCAGTACGGAGATGAAGCTGTTTCCAGAATTTTTTGCACTACCAGCAAGGATGGCGGTGCCCTCAACAAAATTATTAAGGCTTACGGATACCGAAAGTTCATACTTCCTGATGATGTGGGAGGCCGCTTTTCAGTTCTGACTCCTGTCGGTCTTCTTCCAATTGCCGTGGCCGGTATTGATGTCAAGCAACTCGTTTACGGGGCTGTTTCTGCCTATCAGGATTTGAATAAAGATCGCAGCAATCTTCTGGACTACGTTTCAGCCCGGTATGCACTATACAAAAATGGCTACGCGATTGATCTGATAGCCTCTTTTGAACCAGCGCTGACATCAATGGGGGGGTGGCTCCAGCAGCTTTACGGTGAAAGTGAAGGGAAAAACGGTAAAGGAATGTTTCCTGCAGTGGCTCAATACTCAACAGATCTTCACAGTATCGGCCAGATGGTACAGGATGGACCCCGTAATATGGTTGAGACGTTCCTTGTCGTGGACGATACGGGACAGACAGTAATTATTGATAAGGACAACCGGAATTATGATGGTCTGAACTATCTGTCCGGAAAGAGCATGGAACACGTCAATGAAAAAGCATTGCAGGGAACGCAGCAGGCGCATCTGGAAGGCGGAGTTCCGATATTCACCGGATATATGAGCCAACTCGACGCGCACTCTCTGGGATATGCAATCTACTATTTCGAACTTGCTACGGCCATCTTTGTCTATGCATTGGATGAAAATCCATTCGATCAGCCGGGAGTGGAAGCCTACAAAAAAGAAATGTATCACCTGCTTGGCAGGAATAACGGGTAG
- the pfkA gene encoding 6-phosphofructokinase, with the protein MKRIAVFTSGGDSPGMNAAVRAAVRTALSNDITVAGIRYGYQGMIDNDFVEMEDHSVSNIIQRGGTILKSARSKDFREYEGRKKAIENLKADNIDAIVAIGGDGTFRGATELYQEFGLPVVGVPGTIDNDLSGTDETIGYDTAMNTAIDAIDKIRDTADAHERLFLVEVMGREAGFIALETGIATGAELILLPEAVSRVDDVRESLNEVFKVQRRSSLVIVAEGDETGGAIKLAENLKDDFEKYEMRVSVLGHIQRGGAPTSRDRVLASRLGSAAVQALVDGHSSIMVGVVNNKLKLTPMKNTWSKKKSLNYELLELAKVLS; encoded by the coding sequence ATAAAACGAATTGCCGTTTTTACGAGCGGGGGAGACTCCCCGGGAATGAACGCTGCCGTCAGAGCCGCAGTAAGAACTGCTTTAAGTAACGATATCACTGTCGCTGGCATTCGTTACGGTTACCAGGGAATGATTGACAATGATTTTGTTGAGATGGAAGACCACTCGGTATCCAACATCATTCAGCGCGGCGGAACCATACTAAAATCAGCCCGGTCCAAAGATTTCCGGGAGTATGAAGGTCGCAAAAAAGCCATAGAAAATTTAAAAGCAGATAATATTGATGCCATTGTAGCCATTGGCGGTGACGGAACATTCCGAGGTGCAACAGAGCTTTATCAGGAATTCGGTCTTCCCGTAGTCGGGGTGCCCGGGACCATCGACAACGATCTCTCGGGAACCGACGAAACAATCGGTTACGACACGGCGATGAATACGGCCATTGATGCCATCGACAAAATCAGGGACACCGCCGATGCGCATGAACGACTGTTTCTGGTCGAAGTCATGGGAAGAGAAGCAGGTTTTATTGCTTTGGAAACGGGTATTGCCACCGGTGCCGAGTTGATTCTGCTTCCAGAAGCAGTTTCCAGAGTCGATGACGTCAGGGAATCACTGAATGAGGTCTTCAAGGTACAGAGAAGAAGCAGTCTGGTAATCGTAGCTGAAGGGGATGAAACCGGAGGCGCTATCAAACTGGCGGAAAACCTTAAGGATGATTTCGAGAAATATGAGATGCGGGTAAGTGTGCTCGGGCACATTCAGAGAGGCGGAGCACCCACATCCAGGGACCGGGTATTGGCAAGCAGGCTGGGAAGTGCGGCAGTACAGGCTCTTGTGGATGGTCATTCCAGCATAATGGTTGGAGTTGTGAACAACAAGCTCAAGCTGACCCCGATGAAAAACACCTGGTCTAAAAAGAAAAGCCTTAATTATGAACTGCTTGAACTTGCAAAAGTTCTGAGCTAA
- a CDS encoding polyprenyl synthetase family protein encodes MTQQATENIINNNSTSITSLEQIQKPIAAELSDFKKHFRENLKTDVFLLNRIINYLLRMKGKELRPTLVLLSAKLCGDITGRTYTAATMIELLHTATLIHDDVVDEADRRRGLLSINKVWKNKASVLLGDFLLAKGLLVAVDSEETELLKALSTAVKRMSEGELRQLKASKLQNMTEEKYYRIITEKTGSLLVACCECGAISTSVDEPTRQRMRDIGHHIGLAFQIRDDLLDYSHRETGKSSGNDIIERKITLPFIAALDKSGMLEARKMRWLYRKKKKGDEDVSRIREFVNKNGGLTYAHQKMEEHAGKALILLSEFPESETRDLFSELIRFVIYRKK; translated from the coding sequence ATGACTCAACAGGCAACGGAGAATATCATCAACAATAACAGCACTTCAATAACATCGCTTGAGCAAATACAAAAGCCGATCGCAGCTGAGCTCAGTGATTTCAAAAAACATTTTCGTGAAAATCTGAAAACCGATGTGTTTCTTCTGAACCGAATCATCAATTACCTTCTGCGAATGAAGGGAAAAGAGCTGCGGCCCACCCTCGTGCTTCTTTCGGCAAAACTGTGCGGTGACATTACCGGGCGCACGTATACGGCAGCAACAATGATCGAGCTGCTTCACACCGCCACACTGATCCACGACGATGTGGTTGATGAAGCCGACAGGCGAAGAGGTCTGCTCAGTATAAACAAAGTCTGGAAAAATAAAGCCAGTGTGCTTTTAGGTGATTTTCTGCTTGCAAAAGGCCTTCTGGTAGCTGTCGACTCAGAGGAAACAGAGCTGCTGAAAGCACTGTCAACAGCAGTCAAGCGTATGAGCGAAGGTGAATTGCGGCAACTGAAAGCATCCAAGCTTCAGAATATGACGGAAGAGAAATATTACCGCATTATCACCGAAAAAACCGGAAGTTTACTGGTAGCCTGCTGCGAATGCGGTGCGATCAGTACATCGGTTGATGAGCCAACGCGTCAGAGAATGCGGGACATCGGCCATCACATCGGCCTTGCATTTCAGATCAGGGACGACCTGCTTGACTACAGCCACCGTGAGACCGGCAAGTCATCCGGTAATGACATCATCGAACGGAAAATAACACTTCCGTTCATTGCGGCACTTGATAAATCGGGCATGCTTGAGGCCCGCAAAATGCGATGGCTTTACAGAAAAAAAAAGAAAGGTGATGAAGATGTCAGCAGAATCAGGGAATTTGTAAATAAAAACGGAGGATTGACATATGCACATCAAAAAATGGAAGAGCATGCCGGGAAAGCCCTGATCCTGCTTTCTGAATTCCCTGAATCCGAAACACGTGACCTCTTCTCCGAGCTTATCCGGTTTGTTATCTACAGAAAAAAATAA
- a CDS encoding UDP-2,3-diacylglucosamine diphosphatase produces the protein MLSTEKNKNRQSADGHIFISDVHLGAFDDQHNERLEEELMRLVSYCEENGLRITLLGDFFDYWMEYGDEPPPVGKKILQHFREFHERTGSHTLFVTGNHDNWTNGYLPSLGFDMEHEYRIIQVGARSCMVLHGDGLTAPEMKLPRPLVHRFLRNSYFTLIYRAILPRRLGWHLMKTFSGMSRWKQNPERMTENRNKLDRWAANRVTSDPDIHAIIYGHHHSARLEKHNGNISMNCGFFGRDRIAGLHTNGKFKLVKWEADTYDLQTVNTEELSGNE, from the coding sequence TTGTTATCTACAGAAAAAAATAAAAACCGGCAGTCTGCGGACGGCCACATTTTTATCTCTGATGTCCATCTGGGTGCCTTTGACGATCAGCATAATGAGCGTCTTGAAGAAGAGCTTATGCGGCTGGTATCTTATTGTGAGGAAAACGGGCTGAGGATTACGCTGCTTGGTGATTTTTTTGACTACTGGATGGAGTACGGCGATGAGCCGCCTCCGGTTGGAAAAAAGATTTTACAGCATTTCCGGGAATTTCATGAGCGTACGGGTAGTCACACCCTGTTTGTGACTGGTAATCATGATAACTGGACCAATGGTTATCTTCCGTCACTCGGGTTTGACATGGAACACGAATACCGAATTATTCAGGTTGGTGCAAGATCCTGTATGGTCTTGCACGGAGACGGTCTGACTGCCCCTGAAATGAAATTGCCCAGACCGTTGGTGCATCGTTTCCTCAGAAATTCGTATTTTACGTTAATATACCGTGCCATATTACCCCGTCGTTTGGGATGGCATTTGATGAAGACCTTCTCAGGGATGAGCAGATGGAAGCAGAATCCGGAACGAATGACTGAAAACCGAAACAAACTGGATCGCTGGGCAGCAAACCGGGTTACATCAGACCCCGATATACATGCCATTATTTACGGGCACCACCATTCTGCAAGACTGGAAAAACATAACGGCAACATTAGCATGAACTGCGGATTTTTCGGCCGCGACAGAATTGCAGGTCTGCATACCAACGGAAAATTCAAACTCGTTAAATGGGAGGCAGACACTTACGATTTGCAGACCGTTAACACCGAGGAGTTATCAGGAAATGAGTAA
- a CDS encoding penicillin-binding protein 1A, with amino-acid sequence MSNKDFGPIDMDRYLNDPVYRREMAEKRKQQGENTSGSGAEKDDKPSGRRVSSRRFGKSGASEASATSSGKKPGNGKRSGSGSGIGWRHIMGVFGGIVIGGLVLGFFGFLYLAQGLPSIEELENPQTDMASFVVSSDGQVLDKYFTENRTYISYDNISQNAIDALVATEDHRFYDHWGVDLYRTLAIPYHMIRGNPQGGSTISQQLARNLYRSIGREVSVTRKLREIITAIQIEQNYTKQEIIEMYLNTVEFSNSAFGIESASHTHFNKPASDLTVPEAATLIGSLQAVSALNPRSQPERSMQRRNVVMSQMARHGFITQEEFAQYRYAPMELDYNPPFRSGRESRYFGEYVRQQIQDWANENGYDLYRDGLVIHTTIDSRMQRFAEEGLRRQLAMHQRSFEREWTSSGSNEYMDKLWDEYPRILDSFLAETEKFYQYQQEDIGDRDEIINKLKTDEAFVDSVKRARTRLEAGFVAIDPTNGNIRAWVGGSDYGSIQRDNVNQLRRQTGSTFKPFVYAVAIDHGYQPYHRFSKYPVNFFDASGDRWSPRDPVIPSGPEMMTLREGIGRSLNNVTVRLLPELAGSPGTNRLEDLRPAGEKIADFAKRMGMNKTPIHTNPAIALGTAHSSLLELTSAYTTFANMGVHIEPYAVTRIEDSEGNVLQEFQSEHQQEVISPETAYIMVDMMRGVIRGGDGWYGTGNRLNWMFNISQDIAGKTGTTQNSADNWFVAMMPHLVAGAWVGGEDRRIRFPQGTQVGQGARTALPIVGEFIQSASEDPTIPWSREAFEQPQGFIMEQPPEDEEEPTRPSRISW; translated from the coding sequence ATGAGTAATAAGGACTTTGGACCAATAGACATGGACCGTTATTTAAATGATCCGGTCTACCGCCGCGAAATGGCGGAAAAGCGTAAACAGCAAGGGGAGAACACCTCCGGTTCCGGTGCTGAAAAGGATGATAAACCATCCGGAAGGCGGGTTTCCTCCAGGCGGTTTGGAAAGTCCGGAGCTTCTGAAGCAAGTGCAACATCTTCAGGAAAAAAGCCGGGAAACGGCAAACGCAGCGGTTCAGGTTCCGGCATTGGCTGGAGACATATCATGGGTGTATTCGGGGGCATAGTTATCGGAGGACTGGTGCTGGGATTTTTCGGATTTTTGTACCTGGCTCAGGGTCTGCCGTCCATTGAGGAGCTTGAAAATCCGCAAACAGACATGGCGAGTTTTGTAGTCAGCAGTGACGGACAGGTACTGGACAAGTATTTTACCGAAAACCGGACCTACATCAGCTATGATAATATTTCTCAGAATGCCATAGACGCGCTGGTTGCAACAGAAGATCATCGTTTTTATGATCACTGGGGTGTGGACCTCTACCGTACACTGGCCATCCCCTATCATATGATTCGCGGGAATCCGCAGGGTGGCTCAACCATTTCGCAGCAGCTGGCGAGAAACCTTTACAGGTCCATCGGACGCGAGGTAAGCGTAACGCGAAAATTGCGTGAGATCATTACAGCGATACAAATTGAACAGAATTATACCAAACAGGAGATTATCGAAATGTACCTGAACACTGTTGAATTCAGCAACAGTGCCTTTGGTATAGAATCAGCTTCACACACGCATTTCAACAAACCTGCCAGTGACCTCACCGTACCGGAAGCTGCTACATTGATTGGCAGCCTTCAGGCCGTGTCCGCGCTGAACCCGCGAAGCCAGCCGGAACGATCGATGCAGCGACGCAATGTGGTAATGTCACAAATGGCGCGTCACGGGTTTATTACTCAGGAGGAATTTGCACAATACCGTTACGCCCCGATGGAGCTCGATTACAATCCCCCCTTCCGTAGCGGACGGGAAAGCCGCTATTTCGGAGAGTACGTCCGCCAGCAGATTCAGGACTGGGCTAATGAAAACGGTTATGATCTGTACAGGGATGGTCTTGTCATTCATACCACAATCGACTCCCGCATGCAGCGCTTCGCAGAAGAAGGTCTCAGGAGACAGCTCGCCATGCATCAGAGAAGCTTTGAGCGCGAGTGGACGTCAAGCGGCAGTAATGAGTATATGGACAAACTGTGGGATGAATACCCCAGAATTCTTGACAGTTTTCTGGCAGAAACAGAGAAGTTTTATCAGTACCAGCAGGAAGATATCGGCGATCGTGATGAAATTATTAACAAGCTCAAGACAGATGAGGCATTTGTAGACTCTGTCAAACGTGCCAGAACGCGCCTTGAAGCCGGTTTTGTGGCTATAGATCCGACCAATGGCAATATCAGGGCATGGGTTGGCGGATCCGACTACGGGTCCATACAGCGTGATAACGTGAATCAGCTTCGCAGACAAACCGGGTCTACTTTCAAGCCGTTCGTATACGCCGTGGCCATAGACCATGGTTACCAGCCATATCATCGTTTCTCGAAATATCCGGTTAACTTTTTTGACGCAAGCGGTGACCGCTGGTCTCCGAGGGATCCGGTTATTCCCAGCGGGCCGGAGATGATGACGCTCAGGGAAGGTATTGGCCGCAGTCTCAACAATGTGACTGTAAGACTGCTTCCAGAACTGGCCGGGTCACCAGGAACCAACCGGCTTGAAGACCTCCGCCCTGCCGGTGAAAAAATAGCGGATTTTGCAAAAAGGATGGGAATGAATAAAACGCCTATTCATACCAATCCCGCTATTGCTCTTGGAACAGCCCACTCAAGCCTGCTTGAGCTGACAAGTGCCTACACAACATTTGCCAACATGGGCGTTCATATAGAACCTTATGCCGTTACCCGTATCGAAGACTCTGAAGGCAATGTGCTTCAGGAATTTCAGTCTGAACACCAGCAAGAGGTAATTAGTCCGGAAACGGCCTATATCATGGTCGACATGATGAGAGGTGTCATTCGCGGGGGCGATGGCTGGTATGGAACCGGCAACCGGCTGAACTGGATGTTCAACATATCCCAGGATATTGCCGGTAAGACGGGTACAACTCAGAACAGTGCCGACAACTGGTTTGTTGCCATGATGCCGCACCTCGTTGCCGGTGCATGGGTAGGCGGAGAGGACCGCCGTATCCGGTTTCCACAGGGAACACAGGTAGGCCAGGGCGCCCGGACAGCATTGCCCATAGTAGGCGAGTTTATTCAAAGCGCGTCTGAAGATCCGACTATTCCCTGGAGCCGTGAGGCTTTTGAGCAGCCTCAGGGATTTATAATGGAACAGCCACCCGAGGACGAGGAAGAGCCGACAAGACCCAGCAGAATAAGCTGGTAA
- the atpC gene encoding ATP synthase F1 subunit epsilon → MKAQILTPTGSVFDGDAEGIQMPGSDGGLEVRKGHASLVSLLDIGKLVVKMKGSEKKSYAVSGGFVEVNDDNVIVMAEEALEPEQIDIKQEEQKQQEAESGLKEHKVYTEEYKRYYRELRIIKNRIKLAKS, encoded by the coding sequence ATGAAAGCCCAAATATTAACACCAACGGGATCTGTTTTTGACGGAGATGCGGAAGGAATACAGATGCCCGGATCAGATGGTGGCCTTGAAGTAAGAAAAGGCCATGCCTCTCTTGTATCACTGCTTGATATCGGAAAGCTTGTCGTAAAAATGAAAGGCAGCGAAAAAAAATCCTATGCTGTCAGTGGCGGGTTCGTTGAGGTAAATGACGATAATGTCATAGTCATGGCAGAAGAGGCGCTTGAGCCGGAGCAGATTGATATAAAACAGGAGGAGCAGAAGCAGCAGGAAGCTGAGTCAGGACTGAAGGAGCACAAAGTATACACCGAGGAGTACAAAAGATATTACCGGGAGCTCCGGATAATAAAAAACCGAATTAAACTGGCAAAGAGCTGA